The Oryzias melastigma strain HK-1 linkage group LG20, ASM292280v2, whole genome shotgun sequence genome includes the window cttttttttttattttttgagcccaataagagattttggccccattcatttttttccttacagtTTTTTCCACCTTGATGTCACCAAAAATTCATGTTCATTAGGTACTAGTTGTGTGCAAATTATGAATGCATGGTGGAGGAAAAATGATCATTCAAAGctgcagtaagaaagaagacTTGCTAAAACAATCTGCTCCAATGCTCGTTCTGCAGGCCAGAATGACAACTCACCAAGAAGCTTTCAGCTTTTGTATCTCGGCACGGAGTTTCCCGTTTTCATCCTGCAGGTCGTTTCTCTCGATTCCTGaattaaaagttagaaatgtatCACTGTTTCATCCAAGGAAAGAACAGCCGTCTCCCCCCAAGAAAAGATTGGCTGCAACTGAAAACAGATCCACCTCCCAcatcctcttttatttttttaaagctcatcCATGCATGCATACTTTATGCAAATAGAAAGTGTGGCGGGATGCAGAGGTCACTCTGGGATTCAGACTCACTCAGCTCATTGAGAAGTCGGAGATTCTGATCCAGACTGCTCTTCAGCTTTTCCTCCAAAACGACACAACGATCACACTCTCCTGCTCGGAGCctgaaaacaaatgacaaaaatactgATTCATTTATCAAACGACTCCCCTATGGTGAGCACACCCAGACGTGAGTGCCCCATGTTGATTGAAGAAGATGACagaacttaaagtcccactcccacTTTTAATATGTTGTTAAATTCTGATTATGCCAATGTTAACCAAAATCAATTGGAAATTCTCTTCTGAGTTGTGAGCCTGTTGCCACAATGTAAGCCCGCaactacttcccatcatccacttGTTTACACtactagtttacagcccctcacaaccccaacttaacattactggtgcaacaaaaatttgcaataactgagctatccagccggacagttttgaggcagataccagctcaaacgaggaaaacaaagacgttcaaggatctatttgtctgcaagtggatgcatcagaatggagcagagctgagAGCTTGTGGCAAACCCTGGAGGAAGTTACCTTTCCTCTAGGAGGTTGATGGTGTCATGCAGAGTTTtgttctcctccttcagctgctGGTTTCGGTTGTAAAACACCTCGAGTCTCTGAGCGTCTCTGCAACGGATAAAAGCCACTTTGACGGACATTCCTTAACTGATTATTAGTGTTTCTTCAAATTAGAGTCCTTCAGTACTTACAGGCAGCGGTCCTTTTTCAGACGGCTCACCTTTGACTCCAGTTCTAGGAAACAAatggctttttattattatacttattattatttcagaGTTTCtgcaataaataattaaatctcATGTAATGCTTTCAGTAGCAAATTCCAATTATTACCAATTTTTATGCCATTAAGTGAATGCAACAACCCATATTCTATATACCCATATAATAAACATTACTCTTTGCCGCTTAGTCGTTATCTTTTACTTCAATTCTGgctttttgtgtttcagtttgacctTCTGTAAACTCTGACCACTTGTGAGCAACACTTTTGTTACAACTTTAGACACTTGGTGTACATTATTGCCAAATTACAGTTAAAATGTATACAAGTGTGCGTACACTAACAAGTATTTATGTTGGAAATTAGGGGGGAATTATTGTTATACCACTGAAAAGcaattgtaatgttttttttttctcttcattaaaaaaaaaatccagatctTCTCAGGAGATTCCAGGTGTACAGGCtcatgttgatgacgtcatgacCGGTGGAAGCCTCGGATCTCCACTATgctctttaaatttttttacctcttgtgtttttatgcacctttttcctgattcattctgttgtttttcagtgtCCTGCTAATACACTCTCAGTTTGATGATCAGAAGTGGTTTACCTCCAATCACGTGATGGTGACACTCCCCCAGCTGTCTCCACAAATCCTCAAAGGAATCCGCTACTTTGATTGTCCCACTGCTGTCACCTGATCCACTCATCTTTCATTCATCTCCACAAACAGCCTGCATTATAAAACAATCATAATTTAGAACGTATTGATTTATTAAGACTATTAAACACCATGTTATCTTATATAACATAAGGATTCATAAATACATAGAAAACAATGATTATTCATCCGGGTTTAGTAGAAGTTTTAGTagaagttgttcttttttttctctcctttaaaCGGCTTGTTTTGGTTCTAAGCAACACCATGAGATTAAAcgaagctttgaaaaaaaaaaaaaaacttactaaaACACGATGAAAAACGGCAGTAGTCGACAACAAAACGCCTAGAATTGCTCCTTCATGAATGCAGCTTCTGACTTTTATCTCCCATTCTTGAAATTAGCGCGCCgaagtgcatgctgggaattcTTCTTTGTGGCCCAGAGAGTGTAGCAGACTGGTAGATCGAGCGCCCTCTGCTGTTTAAAGAGTGGTTGTGCACTAAAAAAAGTCAGGCTTgttatatttggattttttttatttttttagttctatTATTAAAGGACTATTCCTGTCTGGTGTatgtggttattttttttattttatttttaaatactcaaATGAATATATAGACACATTTTCACCAACAACATTCAGAAGAAAAATTCAagtaaagtaaatttttgggtGAAGATTAATCTAAATcaattttgcttgtttttatttattactaaatataaaaagcacattattattatattgttGTAACTTGATGGGGTTCAGATAATTTTACTAAGGTgttttaactgatttttaaacacttttttatgattCTTAAATGGAATGTTTCTGAAACAAGTCAAAATGAGGCTCAGTAGTGGGTGTGGCCTCCGCGTGCCTGTTTGACTTCCTCCAAGGCCGTGGTGTGCTTCTGATGATCACCTCCTCCTGGACAGTCTGCGATGCAACCTGGAGTTCGATGTCCCATATCTGCTCAATTGAATTCAGATCTGGGGAACAAGCGGATCAGTCCGTCCCATCAATCGTCTGGCAGAAACTGCTGACTCACTCCAACCACACAAGGCCCAGCATTTGTGTTTCTCCTTGCACACAGGAGGAGGTAGTGGTCCTGATGTGGGGTTGTTGTCGTCCTACGCAGCAAACCTACTTTCCATAAGTTCCTCATCAAGCTTAGgtgtaaaaaaaactagaaataaaatacaaactacAAAAGATTGATTAtacttatatttgtttttatttttggtctttctttaaagtacaaaacatgaaccaaaatcacaaaaaaataacatttacaaaacaGATCATTAACTGAGGTGACCGAGGCAACAGAGAGAAGCATGTCTGAAAGAGTGATGGGGGGTGGAGGAGCCTTTTTGAGGTAAAACAGCGGGCAAAgtcaaaagataaaatatttgaaacagtTTGGTTGACTTAGTGCCTTCATTCAGTAGTGCTATTCACAATCAGAGTTGAAGGTTTTCCCTACGTTTATGACGTTAGCAGTGATTTCCAGGATGCCAGAGCTGCCCGAGAACACTACAGTGACACCGAGTCTAAATAAAAGAAGTCTAAGCACATCTCACGTTATGgcaccatttttttccttttattgtttatagTTTAAGACACTTTCATATACAGTAcacacaaaacctttttttttttttttctttcgttttttcaGATGGGTGGAAATCCTTTCCTCCCTCAAGACAGTTTTACCGCCAACATCTGATGAGGAGCTGCTTCAGGGGactcttttagaaaaaaaaaaaaaacgtagaagAGGGcgggaaaattaaaaaaagaaataatgaatcAGTAAGAGGCACAACAACCTCCCATCTTTTTCCTAAAATACATAAACGATAAGACGGGAAAACACGGCAACACttggaaaaaactaaaaaaaaatggtttggtcTGAGCTCGGTTACACACGACCTACTTTTGCTTcgttcacatttaaaaatgtggtgaTTTAGCGTTGCGGAATATTACTTCTACCTTTatattttttcgttttttttggACATTAGTTGATTTGCATCTGTCACAGCAGGTAGATTGAGCTAGCGTTACTTCATATATCTATAATTACACACATGCATTCAACAGGTAAACccctaaaacaaaattataaactcCCTTTCCAACAGTTTAAGCTATAAAAACCagtccacaaaaataataataataataaagtttgcATGGAGGCGTTGCAGTTTTATGTGAGATATGCAGCAGGCTGTGGAGGTGCTGGCGCTGGAGGGAGGAAGAGGGGTGGTGGAATGCAGCCTTATGCCGTTAAAGAGGTGGGGGTGGACCTATTCTTCGTCCACCTCCCTATCCAAATAGACCTCTTTCTACATAGTTGGGTTTTAAATTCACATTATGCTGGAAGAAGAGTAACTGGTTGCAGACGCTGCTTGGCAGGTCGCCACCAAGAGCAGGAAACACTGAAGTCGAGTGTGAATGCATATCTACCGTCGGCTGACCTGCAGGGAAGGACGAAAAGCAGGTGAAGACGGGAGTTCTGCTccacctttattttttatttggaagGCTTCGTACTCACGTGGCGAGCTTTTTCACCACTGCGGGGGCACGTAGCTGTAGCTGGCCGTGCCGGGGGCCCGGTATGTGGGCATCGAGACGGCGTGTGGGGCGACGGGAGCAGGGGATGGGGTCGTCAGCAGGGTTCCTGGAAAAGGGAACTTTGGTTAGGAGAGGCGGAGACGGATGGAGCAGATCCAGGAGCCGCCTTCGTTTGCATCAAAAGTTAGTGTCATGACTATTGActataaatgagaactggactcagtgactcctccccctatGTTCTGCTGGTTCCAAGGAGTCAAAATTCCAgagactactttttttttccttgttcttGCAGTGTTTGATGTGGAAGTTTAgcattgttttgtgttgttgtgttgcaTTGTCTCATGCTTTTGTGTtgcattgtttcatgtttttgtctgacAGCGTTTCGTGTTGCAGCGTTTCGCGTTGTCGTGTTGCAGCGTTTCGCGTTGTCGTGTTGCAGCGTTTCGCGTTGTCGTGTTGCAGCGTTTCATATTATTTTGTCGCACAgtttcatgttgtgtttttttatgtttgatgttATTGTGTTGTTCATATTGCGTAAACATGACAAATGTGACAAAATTGGCCTCATTTggttttaagtcattttctatggatgacatcacacctgctctgtccagttctcttatacttTCAACAGTAAATGGTgtttacttgtatagcacttttccacCATCTTAGAaggcttttactttttttttacttgcactTGCTAATTGTAGTTTGTTGTACTCCTGATAGGtgacagtggttgccatagaaacgtcgaCTTAACCCGACTCGGACCGATCACTGCTTACCGACGTCGCCTGACTCCAACATGACGACGTCCAAAGTGCGTAAAAATTACTACAAAATGGGCTTCATTTAGTTGGAAGTAAGCCAtattctatgggtgacatcacacctgCTCTATCCGGTTCTCTTTTACTTTCACTTTACTTACTTTGGCTTTACAGTCCAACACATCTCCGTACAGGGCGgaaatcaaacctgcaatcttccgatcaaaGGTCGACCGCcttaccgctgcaccacggccaacCCACATATTACCACAATGAGTCGCTCCATCCTCTCACCGGCTGACATGGCCATGGTCGTGCCAGCCACCATCCCCATGGTAACGCCGTTGGGGCGGGAGGGAGGGATGGGAGGGGCGTAGACCGCTGCAGGCATCCCGTTGGGCTGGACCACCGTCGTGTGGTGGATGACATGTGGCGGCGCAGCGTATAGAGGCTGCGTGTAGTAGGTGCCCTGTTGCTGTGACGGTATTAACGCCTGGATCAGACAGTCAAGATTCAGAGGAGGAAACACACTGTGATTGGTTTAAACCGTTTGGaaacttcaaacaaaaactgtgaaaaagaaaaggtatttatttgtctgttttttgttatttgaattgatgctttttaatgaacatttgcTATGTAAgaaaagttttatatatatatataaataacattaaaaggTTTATAAGAAacctgtggtcacatgaccaatTGGCTTGCTTTTTTGTAGATCAAAAGGCCACACCCACTTTTGAGATTAAGGCCAGCCAActatgggaaaaaaagtcacgaaattgtgaaattttttttataagtaattAACATATTTCTGTtataaatgttcagttttatatTGCAGTGAATGTAAACTTCCAGATTGAAgcgcatttaaaaaaagtaacttttggAGCCAGCTCGGTTCATCGTAGGGGaatatttttgggggaaaaaaaggggaactttgattattttagagtaaaatgaTCCATctaaacaacagaaataaatactttttaggAGTTTACAGTGggcaaaaaactacaaagtgttttgctttgatgttttctttttaaactattaaaaaatttagtcacaaaaaataaaaataaaaacattaagactgatttttatttaaaaaaagcaaaaaaacaataaacttgtCCCGGTGATAAGCCTGTCCCACTGACCTGTGCATAGGGGTTCTGTTGGGCATAGGTGCTCCGGACCGGGTAGACAGCAGCGGGGTACGGGTTCGGTGAGGAGGAGTACGGTGGGACGGTCCCCGTGTTGGGAGAGCAGGACATTTTGAAGGGAGTGCCAGGAGCGTAACCTGGAGAACATGGACAGGCCGTGCTgttattacagtaaatcaaagaacataaacattggtgCTCCGGTTTTGAAGGGTTAAACACGGTAACGTCTCAGGCGGGCGTCATTCTTACTGCTCTGAAAGGCCGGGTTGGCCCCCGCATAAACACTGGGGGTGTAGGCCGGGGCGGCGGCGTAGCCAACAGGGAATCCAGCTGCTGAAATCAGACGAGCAAAGATTGTCCTAAACTTCTTCAAACTACTTCAAAAAACCTCAAGAGGAAATGTGTGAACTGACCTGGATAGCCTAAACCCTTAGTGTTGGTGAAGGGGACCCCCGTGGGTGTAGGGCTGTAGACTGGATTCATGTTCGTTTTGCAGAtgctgtgaataaaaaaaataaataaataaaaaaaaccagaaAGACGAATGAAAACGAGACGTGAGGATGAAATCTGATCTGAATCCACATCAAACAGAAGGACTCATTTccaaaaaagtgcaacaaacacaattattgggatttaaaaataaagaaaaactaactgAAATGTTGACATCtacttaaatatttatctttattagCAGATACTATAAACCCCTAAAAATGAAGCGTTTTGTTTCAGATTATTATGGTTTTGTTGtataaaaactgtattaaaaatatttttttgtaatattcaaaacaagaaaatattttgaagttttggatttgattttTCTGCACCCTTACATTTgaataaagcaaaactttaagAGTTAaggctatttaaaaaaaaaactttttaaagcaaacatgcactttattttctgaaaataaaatgaaaatatattgtttATCTGATAAGAGAGCCACCGGAAGACATAGAGgaagtttagttcagtttaaaATGACTCAGAAAGTCAAATGTGGTAAATGCTTAAATGACAGGAAGCAGCAATAGAAGAAACATTAGAAGAAATAAAGCTTTGAAGCATAAATAAATTGAAGTATTAAAGGCATTTATTGTTCTTCGTCAAATACCACGGATTGTTCATTTTacttaccatttttttaaagagccactccaatgaaaattgggtttttaacatgttattgtggcatttttatgacgATGGAGGACCTatatgctgtttgaaaaaagatcatttgtgatgtagaaaatacactccCTGGACCACAAACTCACTTGGGGGTGcaaacaactcagaggcaaatttctactgAAATACTGTCGCTATGCAGAAACGATCTCCTAGAAAACaagatagctttttttttgttgcttactATCAACCTAATCACGATTTTAAAATCACTAACAATTTttaatagctcaaaagatgaccagagtgggtctgtaaataacattttaggtCTTTTTGCAAAgcacaaaaaatttaaatgccTTCTAAAACGTGCTAcgggtttaaaacaaaatagaaaatgcagaaaaatagaacaaGTTTGACCCTTTTTTAAGCAAACACCATCTATTCCTAGTTGTTTTATCTCAGCACACTCTCAAACAACTAacctataaataaataaaagtgtcataTGCACTTTTGAATTAATATGTGACATGTCTGCTTATAAACTGCATTATTTTACAGTCAAAGTGTGAAGTTATGCctcttcttttgttgttttcactgAAATTCAGCATCACTTAGTGCAGAGCTTGatactgccctctagtggcgattattaaaaacacaattacatcCATTTCCAAATATGATATTTTAGTTTACAAAAtacccaaaaaaaaatagttttttactatttaaatattacaattttcACTATGACATTGAAAAcgtttgcttaaaaatattaagtaaactttaaaatatcctctTCTTTTTGATGTGTGACtctaaaatttgatattttaggCATCCCAAATTTATGGGAgcatatagaaaaatatatatctcAATTCTAAACCATATTACCAATTTATAACCGTCTAGTAATTTGCCAGGgcttttattaattattatgttctttcatagagaaaaaataatagcaATACAGTTGATTtgggtaaattattttttgggtgAAAAGTGATGGTTTAATATTAGCTTgtctattttaaatatgtatttatatatatttttgttgtgtgtATTCTTAAAGGTGACTTTAGGAATGCCGCCTGTAGAAATAAAGATGGCACCTGTAAGTAGAAGAATTTGGAAAGGTGAACACAGCGGGGCTTTGTTATAATGAGCTAGCTTAGCCAGCTGCAGCAGACACTGCAACACCTACGCCGACCTGGATGCGTTTTGCAAATTTGCGGGTTGTTTTGGATCCACGCAAATTACCGAAGAATGGGAAAAAAGAATCACCTGTCGGACGGCGCAAACCACTCCAGTGTCCCCGGACAGCACGCAGATGGGGGGGGACAAGCTTGTCAACAGGCCGCGCTGCACAGGAGGCAGGCAGCCAGACAGCTGTGACGCCTGTCCCATCTCCGCGGATAACCCGCAAGTGTCACGGATGTTGTAAATACCCGGAAAAACTTACTGTTATGTGTCTTGACCGTCCGCCCGCACTGTCTTCTGTGTCCGTGCTGTTAAATGAAGCTGCAGCTAGCTGATGTTTTGTTCCCAGATGCTTTGCTTAACTCTTTTGAGCACCCCGCGTCACTTCCGTGTTGTCACGTGACGTTCATtcctaaacacattttttaatatatatatttttaataacatatatgttttttgtaattttttatttttattgtacatcacaaaaaatattcgaaaataattcaacttaaaatgtaaagtCATGTATATTAATTGTGCGAcacatgttatttattttgttatttttatttttaatttacataacacatataaacaatatatatgtagcaaaatataaataaattttataGTGTAACACAGTCACTGTGCAACTACAACGACGTAACGTTCAATTTTGTAACCCTGCTAAATCGTTGCGATCTGAATTATCATGGCTGCTATATGGTCTTTGCAGATTACAAAACAAAGATGGTTCAAGCTCCTagttagataaaataaatatttttagacacAACGTAGATAATTTAATAAGACATTTTGAGagtgaaatgttttcaaaaatagattttagtaTTTTCTTTCGGAAGAAcgcactcatttttttttcttaatcttccAGGACCTTGACGCATCGTCTCCATTCAGCCATTGAAGTGGGAAGAGTCCATACTGTTATGATTGAAATGCGACCTAAAAGACgatttatagaaataaaaatgttacagattaaataaattattgaagtTATCCGGCGGTGTAAGGTGAAACTCTTCGTTCGGCTTCTATCGTCGGTGAGAGGCAGCGGCACAAATGTCTGGAGCGGCCGGCGGGGTAGGAGGCTCCCCGTGTTTGGGCGCAGCAGGGGCAGCCAGTTGCAGCTCCGCCGGCTCTACCTACAGTGCCGCGTCCGCGGGAGGAGCGGGGGTGGCCGGGAGGCTACGGGCTCGAGTGCTGGAGCACATTTTCTCCTATTTGGAACTGGCGGACTTGATGAACTGTTCGTTGGTCTGCTGGCACTGGAACAATGTCCTGGCGGACGAAAACAGTGAGGTGTGGCGCAGCCTCTGCACCCGGAATCTCGGCGATGAGGCTCTGCGGTCTGACATCCTGTGTAACCTGCCCACCTACAAGGGGAAAGTAGGTAAACCTACCATGACAGTCCGGCGCTGTCAAT containing:
- the fam168b gene encoding myelin-associated neurite-outgrowth inhibitor isoform X2 yields the protein MNPVYSPTPTGVPFTNTKGLGYPAGFPVGYAAAPAYTPSVYAGANPAFQSSYAPGTPFKMSCSPNTGTVPPYSSSPNPYPAAVYPVRSTYAQQNPYAQALIPSQQQGTYYTQPLYAAPPHVIHHTTVVQPNGMPAAVYAPPIPPSRPNGVTMGMVAGTTMAMSAGTLLTTPSPAPVAPHAVSMPTYRAPGTASYSYVPPQW
- the fam168b gene encoding myelin-associated neurite-outgrowth inhibitor isoform X1; this encodes MNPVYSPTPTGVPFTNTKGLGYPAAGFPVGYAAAPAYTPSVYAGANPAFQSSYAPGTPFKMSCSPNTGTVPPYSSSPNPYPAAVYPVRSTYAQQNPYAQALIPSQQQGTYYTQPLYAAPPHVIHHTTVVQPNGMPAAVYAPPIPPSRPNGVTMGMVAGTTMAMSAGTLLTTPSPAPVAPHAVSMPTYRAPGTASYSYVPPQW